A single window of Pseudomonas lutea DNA harbors:
- a CDS encoding ABC transporter permease — protein MGQPFPPSTPADRQSLVRIFSNLLYRRPNLYLSLLLIPPLLWFGAIYLGSLLGLLWQGFYTFDDFSMTVTPDLTLTNFGALFNPANFDVIQRTLTMAIAVSIASAVVAFPIAYYMARYTSGKTKAFFYIAVMMPMWASYIVKAYAWTLLLAKGGVAQWFVQHMGLAPLLQWTLSVPGVGGSTLSTSHLGRFLVFVYIWLPFMILPIQASLERLPPSLLQASADLGARPRQTFMQVILPLSVPGIAAGSIFTFSLTLGDFIVPQLVGPPGYFIGSMVYAQQGAIGNLPMAAAFTLVPIVLIAVYLSIVRRLGAFDAL, from the coding sequence ATGGGTCAGCCGTTTCCTCCCTCGACACCCGCAGACAGGCAATCGCTGGTCAGGATTTTTTCCAACCTGCTGTATCGACGCCCGAATCTATACCTGTCGCTGTTGCTGATTCCACCGCTGCTGTGGTTTGGCGCAATCTACCTGGGCTCGCTGCTGGGGCTGCTGTGGCAGGGCTTTTACACGTTCGATGATTTCAGCATGACGGTCACGCCGGACCTGACCCTGACGAACTTCGGCGCGTTGTTTAATCCAGCCAATTTCGACGTCATCCAACGCACCCTGACCATGGCCATTGCGGTTTCCATCGCCAGCGCTGTGGTCGCCTTCCCCATCGCTTACTACATGGCGCGCTATACCAGCGGAAAAACCAAAGCGTTTTTTTACATTGCCGTGATGATGCCGATGTGGGCCAGTTACATCGTCAAAGCCTATGCCTGGACGCTGTTGCTGGCCAAAGGCGGCGTGGCGCAGTGGTTCGTGCAGCACATGGGCCTGGCGCCGCTGCTGCAGTGGACGCTGAGCGTGCCGGGCGTTGGCGGAAGCACCTTGTCCACCTCGCACCTGGGTCGATTTCTGGTATTCGTCTATATCTGGCTGCCGTTCATGATTCTGCCGATACAGGCGTCGCTCGAGCGTCTGCCGCCTTCTTTGCTGCAGGCCTCAGCCGACCTTGGTGCTCGACCCCGGCAGACGTTCATGCAGGTGATTTTGCCCCTGTCTGTGCCGGGTATAGCGGCAGGCTCGATCTTCACGTTTTCCCTGACGCTGGGGGATTTCATCGTGCCGCAACTGGTGGGCCCGCCCGGGTATTTCATTGGCAGCATGGTCTACGCCCAGCAAGGGGCGATCGGCAACCTGCCCATGGCGGCCGCCTTCACACTGGTGCCCATCGTGCTGATCGCGGTGTATCTGTCCATCGTCAGGCGTCTGGGGGCATTCGATGCACTCTGA
- a CDS encoding chemotaxis protein CheW → MTQPHTELVSSSAEAIDDCWNRIGIHGDRSCPLLVEHIHCRNCSVYSAAATRLLDRYSLAQEHRVSVHSEALIIDVETRSTVVFRLGEEWLGLPTRCLVEVSPVQAIHSLPHQRSRALLGVANVRGALVACLSFVELLGLDPSVVPAGDSRTLPRMLIVLADGGPVVVPVDEVDGIHAIEARLLDSASAPAQNSNARFTRGVVQWKSRSLRLLDEDQLLSAVNRSLT, encoded by the coding sequence ATGACTCAGCCGCACACAGAGCTGGTCAGCAGCAGCGCCGAGGCCATCGACGACTGCTGGAACCGCATCGGTATTCACGGGGACCGCTCCTGCCCGCTGCTTGTCGAGCATATCCATTGCCGCAATTGCTCCGTCTATTCAGCGGCGGCAACGCGGCTGCTTGACCGCTATTCCCTGGCGCAAGAGCACCGCGTCTCGGTCCACAGCGAAGCGCTGATCATCGATGTCGAAACCCGCTCCACGGTGGTGTTTCGTCTGGGTGAGGAGTGGCTCGGCCTGCCAACCCGCTGCCTGGTGGAGGTCTCGCCCGTGCAAGCCATTCACTCGCTTCCGCACCAGCGTTCGCGCGCCTTGCTGGGCGTCGCCAATGTGCGTGGCGCCCTGGTGGCGTGCCTGTCGTTCGTCGAACTGCTGGGGCTCGACCCTTCCGTGGTTCCCGCTGGCGATTCGCGAACGCTGCCGCGCATGTTGATCGTCTTGGCTGACGGCGGCCCGGTCGTGGTGCCGGTCGATGAGGTCGACGGCATTCACGCGATCGAGGCGCGCCTGCTGGACAGCGCCTCGGCGCCCGCGCAAAACAGCAATGCGCGCTTCACCCGCGGAGTCGTGCAATGGAAAAGCCGCAGCTTGCGCCTGCTCGATGAAGACCAGCTGTTGTCGGCGGTTAACCGGAGCCTGACATGA
- a CDS encoding tellurite resistance TerB family protein: protein MNTRGLLDQLLKSGQDLLQNKAGAHTRSDKSGQGGLGDLLGKLGGGLSGKHSGSQSGGLGGLLSGAGGGALAAGAMGLLMGNKGARKMGGKALTYGGLAALGVLAYKAYGNWQASQGVAQPVEPQTVDRVPPAQVEQHSEAILRALVAAAKADGHVDERERALIEGEFTRITGDNELQQWLSAELNKPLDPIDVARAAQTPEIAAEMYLASVMMVDEEHFMERAYLDELAKQLKLDPALKTELEHQVRQAQPPSL, encoded by the coding sequence ATGAACACTCGCGGTCTACTTGATCAATTGTTGAAATCCGGCCAGGACCTGCTGCAAAACAAGGCTGGCGCTCATACCCGCAGCGACAAAAGCGGGCAGGGCGGTCTGGGAGATTTGCTGGGTAAGCTCGGTGGCGGGCTGTCAGGCAAGCATTCAGGCAGTCAATCGGGCGGTCTTGGCGGTCTGCTTTCGGGTGCCGGCGGTGGTGCATTGGCGGCCGGCGCGATGGGCTTGCTGATGGGTAACAAAGGCGCCCGAAAAATGGGCGGCAAAGCGCTGACCTATGGCGGCCTCGCCGCGTTGGGCGTGCTGGCTTACAAGGCCTACGGTAATTGGCAGGCCAGTCAGGGCGTCGCGCAGCCGGTCGAGCCGCAGACAGTGGATCGTGTGCCACCGGCCCAGGTTGAACAACACAGCGAAGCCATTCTGCGGGCTCTGGTGGCAGCGGCCAAAGCCGACGGTCATGTCGATGAGCGTGAACGCGCGCTGATCGAAGGCGAATTCACGCGCATCACCGGTGACAACGAGCTGCAGCAATGGCTGAGCGCTGAACTGAACAAACCGCTGGACCCGATCGACGTCGCCCGAGCGGCGCAGACACCGGAAATTGCCGCCGAGATGTACCTGGCCAGCGTGATGATGGTCGACGAAGAGCATTTTATGGAGCGCGCGTATCTGGACGAGCTCGCCAAGCAGTTGAAGCTCGATCCGGCCTTGAAGACTGAACTTGAACACCAGGTTCGTCAGGCGCAGCCCCCAAGCCTCTAG
- the ydcS gene encoding putative ABC transporter substrate-binding protein YdcS → MSVYKTAILSAAIAALLTSGAVQAAEALKAVGDGEGQLDIVAWPGYIERGESDKAYDWVTGFEQETGCKVNVKTAATSDEMVSLMTKGGYDLVTASGDASLRLIAGKRVQPIDPALIPNWKNLDPRLRDGPWYTVEKKTYGTPYQWGPNVLMYNTEVFKTPPVSWSVVFEAQDLPDGKPNKGRIQAYDGPIYIADAALYLKTAKPELNIVDPYQLTETQYQAVLDLLRLQHPLVHRYWHDATVQMSDVKNEGVAASSSWGYMVNGLVADKQPVASTIPQEGATGWADTTMLHADAQHPNCAYKWMDWSLQPKVQGDVAAWFGSLPVVPDACKGNALLGAEGCETNGFDLFDKIAFWKTPQSEGGKYVPYSRWTQDYIAIMGGR, encoded by the coding sequence ATGTCCGTGTACAAGACCGCGATTCTCAGCGCCGCTATTGCCGCTCTACTGACCAGCGGCGCGGTGCAGGCCGCTGAAGCGCTTAAAGCAGTGGGCGATGGCGAGGGGCAACTGGATATCGTGGCCTGGCCCGGCTACATCGAGCGCGGGGAAAGCGACAAGGCCTACGACTGGGTGACCGGCTTCGAGCAAGAGACTGGCTGCAAGGTCAACGTCAAGACCGCCGCAACGTCGGATGAAATGGTCAGCCTGATGACCAAGGGCGGATATGACCTGGTCACGGCATCGGGCGACGCGTCACTGCGCCTGATCGCCGGCAAGCGCGTGCAGCCCATTGACCCTGCCTTGATCCCGAACTGGAAAAACCTCGACCCTCGGCTGAGAGACGGCCCCTGGTACACGGTCGAGAAGAAAACCTATGGCACTCCGTACCAGTGGGGCCCGAACGTATTGATGTACAACACCGAGGTGTTCAAGACGCCGCCGGTCAGCTGGAGTGTGGTCTTCGAAGCGCAGGACTTGCCGGATGGCAAACCGAACAAGGGCCGGATACAGGCGTATGACGGGCCGATCTACATCGCCGACGCCGCGCTGTACCTCAAGACCGCAAAACCCGAGCTGAACATTGTGGACCCCTACCAGCTCACCGAAACCCAGTACCAGGCCGTGCTCGACCTGCTGCGCCTCCAGCACCCTCTTGTGCACCGCTACTGGCATGACGCAACGGTACAAATGAGCGATGTAAAGAACGAGGGCGTGGCGGCGTCGAGTTCGTGGGGCTACATGGTCAACGGCCTGGTGGCCGACAAGCAGCCTGTCGCCTCGACCATCCCGCAGGAAGGCGCCACCGGCTGGGCCGACACGACGATGTTGCACGCTGACGCTCAACACCCCAATTGCGCCTATAAGTGGATGGACTGGTCGCTGCAACCGAAGGTGCAGGGCGACGTCGCCGCGTGGTTCGGTTCCTTGCCGGTGGTACCGGATGCGTGCAAGGGCAACGCACTGCTGGGCGCCGAAGGCTGTGAAACCAACGGCTTTGACCTGTTCGACAAAATCGCCTTCTGGAAGACCCCGCAGTCAGAGGGTGGCAAGTACGTCCCTTACAGTCGCTGGACTCAGGATTACATTGCGATCATGGGCGGGCGGTAG
- a CDS encoding ABC transporter ATP-binding protein: MPHAVQFLQVSRLFGETAAVDGVSIDIEDGEFFSMLGPSGSGKTTCLRLIAGFEQPSAGSIRIHGKEAAGLPPYQRDVNTVFQDYALFPHMNVQDNVAYGLKVKGVGKAERIKRADEALSMVALEGYGARKPVQLSGGQRQRVALARALVNRPRVLLLDEPLGALDLKLREQMQSELKKLQRQLGITFIFVTHDQTEALSMSDRVAVFNKGRIEQVDTPRNLYLKPATAFVAEFVGTSNVVRGELAQALSGSAGAFSIRPEHIRFADGAMAGADIQVSGILHDIQYQGSSTRYELKLDNGQTLSVSQANDQWLDTALPWLPGQKATVGWARQAMVALRDEPGAAIGEAKPEAP; this comes from the coding sequence ATGCCCCACGCAGTCCAGTTTCTCCAGGTCTCGCGGCTGTTCGGTGAGACGGCAGCCGTTGACGGCGTTTCCATCGACATCGAGGACGGCGAATTCTTTTCGATGCTCGGTCCCTCAGGCTCAGGCAAAACCACCTGTCTGCGCCTGATTGCAGGATTCGAACAACCCAGTGCCGGGTCGATCCGCATCCATGGCAAAGAAGCCGCCGGGCTGCCGCCGTATCAGCGCGACGTCAACACGGTGTTTCAGGACTACGCGCTGTTCCCGCACATGAACGTGCAAGACAACGTCGCCTATGGACTGAAAGTCAAAGGCGTCGGCAAGGCGGAGCGAATCAAGCGCGCCGACGAAGCGCTGAGCATGGTTGCCCTTGAGGGCTACGGCGCACGCAAGCCGGTGCAGCTCTCGGGCGGACAGCGCCAGCGAGTGGCGCTGGCCCGAGCGCTGGTCAATCGTCCCCGCGTGCTGCTGCTTGACGAGCCTCTTGGCGCCCTGGACCTGAAGCTGCGCGAACAGATGCAAAGCGAGCTGAAAAAACTGCAGCGTCAGCTGGGCATCACCTTCATCTTCGTCACTCACGACCAGACGGAGGCCCTGTCGATGTCGGACCGCGTCGCTGTATTCAACAAGGGTCGCATCGAGCAGGTGGACACGCCGCGCAATCTGTACCTGAAACCGGCCACTGCCTTCGTCGCGGAATTCGTCGGCACCTCCAACGTCGTGCGCGGCGAACTGGCGCAAGCACTGAGCGGCAGCGCGGGCGCGTTCTCGATTCGACCCGAACACATCCGTTTCGCCGACGGCGCCATGGCCGGTGCCGACATTCAGGTCAGCGGCATACTGCATGACATCCAGTATCAAGGCAGTTCGACGCGCTACGAGCTGAAACTGGACAACGGTCAGACGCTGAGCGTCAGCCAGGCCAACGACCAATGGCTGGACACCGCCCTGCCCTGGCTGCCAGGACAAAAGGCCACGGTCGGCTGGGCTCGCCAGGCGATGGTTGCGCTGCGTGACGAGCCAGGCGCGGCGATCGGTGAAGCCAAGCCCGAGGCGCCTTGA
- a CDS encoding hybrid sensor histidine kinase/response regulator gives MTPDQMRDASLFELFTLEAEAQTQVLSTGLLALERNPTQADQLEACMRAAHSLKGAARIVGVDAGVSVSHVMEDCLVGAQEGRLLLLPEHIDALLMGTDLLMRIATPAANVPQADIDGYVALMNNMVSADTASKTVLLPPASPSLEDILLANAQSLVTSLQSAQDLAAEEQAIVIASHVAEAVADPGLKLDKPGERRVAETGERVLRVTAERLNNLLDLSSKSLVETQRLKPYLTAMQRVKRTQTGATRALDSLEALLGAHADPDAQKALDEARRLLGEAQHLLIQQTADLDEFGWQASQRAQLLYDTALACRMRPFADVLAGQARMVRDLGRSLGKQVRLEIEGEKTQVDRDVLEKLEAPLTHLLRNAVDHGIELPAQRMACGKPAEGLIRLKASHQAGLLVVELIDDGAGVDLERLRQNIIQRKLSPAETAAQLSEEELLSFLFLPGFSMRDQVTEVSGRGVGLDAVQHMVRQLRGGVELDQRAGQGSRFHLEVPLTLSVVRSLVVEVGGEAYAFPLAHIERMRDVRADEIVQLEGRQHFWHEDRHVGLVAASQLLNRPASQHSEDVLKVVVIREREAVYGVAVERFIGERTLVVLPLDPRLGKVQDISAGALLDDGSAVLIIDVEDMLRSVEKLLNTGRLERIDRRNRQADTRARKRVLVVDDSLTVRELERKLLASRGYEVAVAVDGMDGWNALRGEDFDLLITDIDMPRMDGIELVTLVRRDSRLQSLPVMVVSYKDREQDRRRGLDAGADYYLAKASFHDDALLDAVVELIGDAQG, from the coding sequence ATGACGCCCGATCAGATGCGCGACGCGTCGTTGTTCGAACTCTTTACTCTGGAAGCGGAAGCCCAGACTCAGGTGCTCAGCACCGGCCTGCTGGCGCTGGAGCGCAACCCGACCCAGGCCGATCAGTTGGAGGCGTGCATGCGCGCCGCCCATTCGCTCAAGGGAGCGGCGCGTATTGTCGGGGTCGACGCGGGTGTCAGCGTTTCCCACGTCATGGAGGATTGTCTGGTTGGTGCGCAAGAAGGGCGGCTGCTCCTGTTGCCCGAGCACATCGACGCGTTGCTGATGGGCACTGACTTGTTGATGCGCATCGCCACGCCAGCGGCCAACGTCCCTCAGGCGGACATCGACGGCTATGTGGCGCTGATGAATAACATGGTCAGCGCCGACACCGCTTCCAAAACCGTGCTCCTGCCGCCTGCGTCGCCATCGCTGGAAGACATCCTGCTGGCCAATGCGCAATCGCTGGTCACCTCGCTGCAGTCTGCCCAGGATTTGGCCGCCGAAGAGCAGGCCATCGTCATCGCCAGCCACGTCGCCGAGGCTGTGGCCGACCCCGGTCTCAAACTGGACAAGCCGGGCGAGCGACGCGTGGCAGAGACCGGCGAACGGGTCCTGCGCGTCACTGCGGAACGCTTGAACAACCTGCTCGACCTGTCGAGCAAGTCGCTGGTCGAAACTCAGCGCCTGAAGCCTTATCTGACGGCGATGCAGCGGGTCAAACGCACGCAGACCGGCGCCACCCGCGCGCTGGACAGCCTCGAAGCGCTGCTTGGCGCCCATGCCGATCCCGACGCGCAAAAAGCCCTCGATGAAGCACGGCGTTTGCTGGGGGAAGCGCAGCATTTGCTGATCCAACAGACGGCCGACCTCGACGAGTTCGGGTGGCAAGCCTCGCAACGCGCGCAACTGCTTTATGACACCGCACTGGCCTGCCGCATGCGGCCGTTTGCTGACGTGCTGGCGGGGCAGGCGCGCATGGTGCGGGACCTGGGCCGCTCGCTGGGCAAGCAAGTCCGTCTGGAAATCGAGGGTGAGAAAACTCAAGTCGATCGCGACGTGCTGGAAAAGCTCGAAGCGCCGCTGACTCACCTGTTGCGCAATGCTGTCGACCACGGCATCGAATTGCCTGCCCAACGCATGGCGTGCGGCAAGCCTGCCGAAGGGTTGATTCGGCTCAAGGCTTCGCATCAGGCGGGTCTGTTGGTGGTCGAGCTGATTGACGACGGCGCGGGTGTGGACCTGGAACGCCTGCGCCAGAACATCATCCAGCGCAAGCTGTCGCCAGCCGAAACCGCGGCACAGTTGAGCGAAGAGGAACTGCTGAGCTTTCTCTTCCTTCCCGGTTTCAGCATGCGCGACCAGGTCACCGAGGTGTCCGGTCGAGGCGTCGGGCTCGACGCCGTCCAGCACATGGTCCGGCAGCTGCGCGGCGGTGTTGAACTGGATCAACGGGCCGGGCAGGGTAGCCGTTTTCACCTGGAAGTGCCGCTGACGCTCTCAGTGGTGCGCAGCCTGGTCGTAGAAGTCGGCGGCGAGGCGTATGCCTTTCCGCTGGCACACATCGAGCGCATGCGGGATGTGCGCGCCGATGAAATCGTGCAACTGGAAGGACGACAGCATTTCTGGCACGAGGACCGCCACGTCGGTCTGGTTGCCGCCAGCCAGTTGCTCAACCGTCCGGCCAGCCAGCACAGCGAAGACGTGCTCAAGGTGGTGGTCATCCGCGAGCGCGAAGCGGTATATGGCGTCGCCGTTGAACGCTTTATCGGCGAGCGCACCCTCGTTGTCCTGCCCCTCGATCCACGGTTGGGCAAGGTTCAGGACATCTCCGCTGGCGCATTGCTCGACGATGGCTCGGCGGTGCTGATCATCGATGTCGAAGACATGCTGCGGTCGGTGGAGAAGCTGCTCAACACCGGCCGCCTCGAACGCATTGATCGGCGCAATCGTCAGGCGGATACTCGTGCGCGCAAACGGGTGCTGGTGGTCGACGACTCGCTGACCGTTCGCGAGCTGGAGCGTAAATTGCTGGCCAGCCGTGGCTATGAAGTCGCTGTGGCCGTCGATGGCATGGACGGCTGGAATGCCCTGCGTGGCGAGGATTTCGACTTGCTTATCACCGACATCGACATGCCGCGCATGGACGGCATCGAGTTGGTGACGCTGGTGCGTCGCGACAGCCGTCTGCAATCGCTGCCGGTGATGGTGGTGTCGTACAAGGACCGTGAGCAAGACCGCCGACGCGGCCTGGACGCCGGCGCCGATTACTACCTGGCCAAGGCCAGTTTTCATGACGACGCGCTGCTCGATGCAGTCGTGGAGTTGATAGGAGATGCGCAGGGATGA
- a CDS encoding chemotaxis protein CheW: MIEHSARRSAAILPKNKLFLLFRIGAERYALEATEVAEVLPRLVLKPIAQAPQWVAGVFAHRGTIVPVIDLSALTFGHSAQARTSTRLVLVHYRLGGDRPVQWLGLILEQATDTLRCSPHEFKAYGLDNPQAPYLGPVREDEHGLLQWIRVQDLLSDAVRELLFPERPICLGPIEAMP, encoded by the coding sequence ATGATTGAGCACTCAGCCAGGCGCAGCGCCGCCATATTGCCGAAGAACAAGCTGTTTCTGCTGTTCCGGATCGGCGCCGAGCGGTATGCGCTGGAAGCGACAGAAGTCGCCGAGGTGCTGCCGCGCCTGGTGCTTAAGCCTATCGCGCAGGCGCCGCAGTGGGTTGCCGGGGTGTTTGCGCACCGCGGCACCATTGTGCCGGTCATCGACCTCAGTGCGCTGACGTTTGGCCATTCTGCGCAGGCGCGCACCAGTACACGGCTGGTGCTGGTCCACTATCGTCTCGGCGGTGATCGTCCCGTGCAGTGGCTGGGTCTGATCCTTGAACAGGCGACCGACACGTTGCGTTGCTCGCCCCACGAGTTCAAGGCATACGGGCTGGATAACCCGCAGGCGCCGTATCTGGGGCCGGTGCGTGAGGATGAACACGGCCTGCTGCAGTGGATCCGCGTGCAGGACTTGCTCAGCGACGCCGTGCGCGAATTGCTGTTTCCCGAACGCCCCATCTGCCTTGGCCCGATCGAGGCGATGCCATGA
- a CDS encoding methyl-accepting chemotaxis protein, producing the protein MKNWTLRQRILASFAVIIAIMLLMVVVAFNRLLVIENSGDAVRLDALPGVFYSSTVRSAWVESYVSTQHLLAEGVGRDLTSAEEDQYKEFEDRLQAQIVNYQKSIFDESDRTDFEQFLQLRERYQLVLNGVLAAYQGDNYALAQRIFSEQLTPMWAEGRKVLNALGAKNKMAADKASDAIQTAVSSAKITLGISLVIALLAAAACGGLLMRAILAPMDRIVKILDTMRTGDLSTRLALDRNDEFGTVQTGFNDMVAELAALVSQAQRSSVQVTTSVTEIAATSKQQQATATETAATTTEIGATSREIAATSRDLVRTMTEVTSAADQASVLAGSGQQGLARMEETMHSVMGAADLVNSKLAILNEKAGNINQVVVTIVKVADQTNLLSLNAAIEAEKAGEYGRGFAVVATEVRRLADQTAVATYDIEQMVREIQSAVSAGVMGMDKFSEEVRRGMYEVTQVGEQLSQIIHQVQALAPRVLMVNEGMQAQATGAEQINQALVQLGDASSQTVESLRQASFAIDELSQVAVGLRSGVSRFKV; encoded by the coding sequence GTGAAGAACTGGACGTTGCGTCAACGAATTTTGGCGAGCTTCGCTGTCATCATCGCCATCATGCTGTTGATGGTGGTCGTGGCGTTCAATCGCCTGCTGGTGATCGAGAACAGCGGCGACGCCGTGCGGCTCGATGCGCTGCCTGGCGTCTTTTACAGCAGCACGGTGCGCAGCGCCTGGGTCGAAAGCTATGTCAGTACCCAGCATTTGCTGGCTGAGGGCGTTGGTCGTGATCTGACCAGCGCCGAAGAAGACCAGTACAAGGAATTCGAAGATCGCCTGCAGGCGCAGATCGTCAACTACCAGAAGAGCATCTTTGACGAGTCGGATCGCACCGATTTCGAGCAGTTTCTGCAATTGCGCGAGCGCTATCAGCTGGTGCTCAACGGCGTGCTCGCGGCCTATCAGGGCGACAACTACGCGCTGGCGCAGCGGATTTTTTCCGAGCAATTGACCCCGATGTGGGCCGAGGGCCGCAAGGTGCTGAATGCACTCGGCGCCAAGAACAAGATGGCTGCCGACAAGGCGTCGGACGCCATACAGACAGCGGTGTCCAGCGCCAAGATTACCCTCGGCATTTCTCTGGTCATTGCCCTACTGGCAGCCGCTGCCTGCGGTGGTTTGTTGATGCGTGCGATTCTCGCGCCAATGGACCGCATCGTGAAAATCCTCGACACCATGCGCACCGGCGACTTGAGTACCCGGCTGGCGCTGGACCGCAACGATGAGTTCGGCACCGTGCAGACCGGCTTCAACGACATGGTGGCCGAGCTCGCCGCGCTGGTGTCCCAGGCGCAGCGCTCTTCGGTTCAGGTGACCACCTCGGTCACCGAGATCGCCGCCACGTCCAAGCAGCAACAGGCCACCGCCACCGAGACGGCGGCGACCACCACGGAAATTGGCGCGACCTCACGTGAAATCGCCGCGACGTCCCGGGATCTGGTGCGCACGATGACCGAAGTGACATCGGCGGCGGACCAGGCTTCGGTTCTGGCCGGCTCCGGTCAGCAAGGCCTGGCGCGCATGGAGGAAACCATGCACTCGGTCATGGGCGCGGCCGATCTGGTCAATTCCAAGCTGGCGATCCTCAACGAGAAGGCCGGCAACATCAATCAAGTGGTCGTGACCATCGTCAAAGTCGCTGACCAAACCAACCTGTTGTCGCTCAATGCCGCCATCGAGGCCGAAAAGGCCGGCGAGTACGGCCGAGGCTTTGCTGTGGTCGCGACCGAGGTTCGGCGTCTGGCAGACCAGACCGCCGTGGCCACCTATGACATCGAGCAAATGGTCCGCGAGATCCAGTCGGCGGTGTCGGCCGGGGTCATGGGCATGGACAAGTTTTCCGAGGAAGTGCGCCGCGGCATGTATGAAGTGACCCAGGTCGGCGAGCAGCTTTCGCAGATCATCCATCAGGTGCAGGCGCTCGCGCCGCGGGTGTTGATGGTCAACGAGGGCATGCAGGCCCAGGCCACCGGCGCTGAGCAGATCAATCAGGCGCTGGTGCAGTTGGGTGATGCCAGCAGTCAGACCGTTGAATCCCTGCGCCAGGCCAGTTTCGCCATCGACGAGCTGAGTCAGGTGGCAGTCGGCCTGCGCAGCGGCGTTTCGCGATTCAAAGTCTGA
- a CDS encoding CheR family methyltransferase, whose protein sequence is MSSDARFFAFLKDRMGLDVASVGEAIVERAVRQRCTLSKARDADDYWQTLLTSAEEQQALIEAVIVPETWFFRYPESFATLGKLANARLAQLKGVRPLRILSLPCSTGEEPYSIAMALFDAGLRAPQFSVEAVDISPLSIQRALNGVYGKNSFRGDQLGFRERYFSAADDGYRLQDRVREQVRFQSGNLLDPTLAVAQSAYDFVFCRNLLIYFDLETQRQGFEVLKKMTRDDGVLFIGPAEGSLLGRMGMVSIGIAQSFAFRRRDVAADPYLFTPAPPVSPQRSDSPMRGAASGSHYRAAPAQPFAPRSLTVPARMEDRRAALKPSAGAVLPPNASNTEAAELIRRIAALANEGRSSEAKAACEQYLKRHDPVAPVFYWLGLLSEVAGDTGAALGFYRKALYLEPQHPETLAQMSALLAAQGDSAGAQRLQARAARGVGKEGRNP, encoded by the coding sequence ATGAGCAGCGACGCGCGCTTTTTTGCTTTTCTCAAGGACCGCATGGGGCTGGACGTTGCGTCGGTGGGCGAGGCGATTGTCGAGCGCGCGGTGCGCCAGCGCTGCACGTTGTCAAAAGCGCGGGACGCTGACGACTATTGGCAGACGCTGCTGACGTCGGCCGAAGAGCAGCAGGCGCTGATTGAAGCGGTGATCGTCCCCGAGACCTGGTTCTTCCGGTACCCGGAATCCTTCGCGACACTGGGCAAGCTCGCCAACGCGCGGCTGGCTCAGCTCAAGGGTGTTCGCCCTCTGCGCATCCTCAGCTTGCCGTGTTCCACCGGTGAGGAGCCGTATTCGATCGCCATGGCGTTGTTTGATGCCGGTTTGCGCGCGCCGCAATTCAGTGTGGAGGCCGTGGATATCAGCCCGTTGTCCATCCAGCGCGCACTCAACGGCGTGTATGGCAAAAACTCGTTTCGTGGCGATCAGCTGGGCTTTCGTGAGCGCTACTTCAGTGCGGCCGATGACGGCTACCGCCTGCAAGACCGGGTGCGTGAACAGGTCCGCTTCCAGTCCGGCAATCTGCTCGACCCGACCTTGGCCGTGGCCCAGTCGGCGTACGACTTCGTGTTCTGCCGCAACTTGCTGATCTACTTTGACCTCGAGACTCAGCGCCAGGGTTTCGAGGTGCTCAAAAAAATGACACGCGACGACGGCGTCCTGTTTATCGGCCCCGCCGAAGGTAGCCTGCTTGGGCGCATGGGCATGGTGTCGATCGGCATCGCCCAGTCCTTTGCTTTCCGTCGGCGCGACGTAGCGGCCGACCCCTACCTATTTACGCCTGCTCCACCCGTGTCGCCGCAGCGCAGCGACTCGCCAATGCGTGGCGCTGCGTCGGGCTCTCACTACCGCGCTGCGCCTGCGCAACCCTTTGCGCCGAGATCCTTGACTGTCCCTGCTCGCATGGAGGACCGCAGGGCCGCGCTGAAGCCCTCCGCCGGAGCGGTTCTCCCGCCGAATGCCAGTAACACCGAAGCTGCGGAGCTGATACGCCGTATCGCGGCCCTTGCCAACGAAGGCCGCAGCAGCGAGGCCAAAGCAGCCTGCGAGCAGTACCTCAAGCGCCACGACCCCGTTGCGCCGGTGTTTTACTGGCTGGGTCTGCTCAGTGAAGTGGCGGGTGATACCGGCGCGGCGCTAGGGTTTTATCGCAAGGCGCTCTACCTGGAACCGCAGCACCCGGAAACCCTGGCGCAGATGTCGGCATTGCTCGCCGCCCAGGGTGACAGCGCCGGGGCCCAACGCCTGCAGGCGCGCGCGGCACGGGGTGTCGGCAAAGAGGGACGCAACCCATGA